One genomic window of Ctenopharyngodon idella isolate HZGC_01 chromosome 18, HZGC01, whole genome shotgun sequence includes the following:
- the LOC127499904 gene encoding uncharacterized protein LOC127499904 isoform X1 gives MVGVFLLVYISVNLFLQSQGLEIKKAKIFSENTEVPEGGKLEVTCSTFGFTNKAVYLYLTKDGKAIDMKNGPAQRDITFKKERIEMDDSGNYSCVFSEEQLEIIKVTGYGHNIIFINVIESFINSQIHLLKSEVAVGSDAGFNCKISSPINKNLSNNMILAFLIKNEKPIKVNIWDTEEMMTTFTLREVRMEDAGTYSCAILLNTLPYQGMRLDQNNTVNLQIVVASYSSFDKTIIVIMCSTIVLLLSLFLGIWAVIRKRGCLGFHKESRSLNETELRGNDVFYEEISKPDTAGTGEIRSVVCTAAVWEESSDSDAMYDDLDFQQS, from the exons ATGGTTGGTGTGTTTCTACTTGTAT ATATCTCAGTGAATCTATTCCTCCAAAGTCAAG GTCTTGAAATTAAAAAAGCtaagattttcagtgaaaatACAGAAGTACCAGAAGGTGGTAAACTGGAGGTTACTTGCAGCACATTTGGTTTTACAAATAAGGCAGTTTATTTATATCTGACTAAAGATGGTAAAGCTATAGATATGAAAAACGGACCCGCTCAACGTGACATCACctttaaaaaagagagaatagAAATGGACGATTCGGGCAACTACAGCTGTGTGTTTTCTGAAGAGCAGTTGGAAATAATCAAAGTGACGGGATATGGTCATAATATCATCTTCATAAATGTGATCG AATCTTTTATTAATTCACAGATACATTTGCTTAAGTCTGAGGTAGCAGTGGGAAGTGATGCTGGgtttaactgtaaaatatcCAGTCCTATAAACAAAAACCTGTCCAATAATATGATTTTGGCTTTTCTCATCAAAAATGAAAAGCCTATTAAAGTCAATATTTGGGACACAGAAGAGATGATGACAACATTCACCCTCAGAGAGGTCCGGATGGAAGATGCTGGAACATACAGTTGTGCTATTTTGTTAAACACTCTCCCTTACCAAGGAATGAGACTTGATCAAAATAATACAGTCAACCTTCAGATAGTCG TGGCATCTTACAGCAGCTTTGACAAAACCATAATTGTCATAATGTGCTCTACCATAGTGTTGCTTCTCAGTCTGTTTCTGGGAATTTGGGCAGTGATCCGAAAGCGAG GATGCCTTGGATTCCACAAGGAAAG CAGATCCTTGAATGAGACAGAGCTCAGAGGAAATGACGTGTTCTACGAAG AAATTTCTAAACCTGACACAGCTGGTACTGGTGAAATACGAAGTGTTGTCTG TACTGCAGCAGTGTGGGAGGAGTCCTCTGATAGTG ATGCAATGTATGATGACCTGGACTTCCAGCAGTCTTAA
- the LOC127499904 gene encoding uncharacterized protein LOC127499904 isoform X2, with the protein MVGVFLLVYISVNLFLQSQGLEIKKAKIFSENTEVPEGGKLEVTCSTFGFTNKAVYLYLTKDGKAIDMKNGPAQRDITFKKERIEMDDSGNYSCVFSEEQLEIIKVTGYGHNIIFINVIESFINSQIHLLKSEVAVGSDAGFNCKISSPINKNLSNNMILAFLIKNEKPIKVNIWDTEEMMTTFTLREVRMEDAGTYSCAILLNTLPYQGMRLDQNNTVNLQIVVASYSSFDKTIIVIMCSTIVLLLSLFLGIWAVIRKRGCLGFHKERSLNETELRGNDVFYEEISKPDTAGTGEIRSVVCTAAVWEESSDSDAMYDDLDFQQS; encoded by the exons ATGGTTGGTGTGTTTCTACTTGTAT ATATCTCAGTGAATCTATTCCTCCAAAGTCAAG GTCTTGAAATTAAAAAAGCtaagattttcagtgaaaatACAGAAGTACCAGAAGGTGGTAAACTGGAGGTTACTTGCAGCACATTTGGTTTTACAAATAAGGCAGTTTATTTATATCTGACTAAAGATGGTAAAGCTATAGATATGAAAAACGGACCCGCTCAACGTGACATCACctttaaaaaagagagaatagAAATGGACGATTCGGGCAACTACAGCTGTGTGTTTTCTGAAGAGCAGTTGGAAATAATCAAAGTGACGGGATATGGTCATAATATCATCTTCATAAATGTGATCG AATCTTTTATTAATTCACAGATACATTTGCTTAAGTCTGAGGTAGCAGTGGGAAGTGATGCTGGgtttaactgtaaaatatcCAGTCCTATAAACAAAAACCTGTCCAATAATATGATTTTGGCTTTTCTCATCAAAAATGAAAAGCCTATTAAAGTCAATATTTGGGACACAGAAGAGATGATGACAACATTCACCCTCAGAGAGGTCCGGATGGAAGATGCTGGAACATACAGTTGTGCTATTTTGTTAAACACTCTCCCTTACCAAGGAATGAGACTTGATCAAAATAATACAGTCAACCTTCAGATAGTCG TGGCATCTTACAGCAGCTTTGACAAAACCATAATTGTCATAATGTGCTCTACCATAGTGTTGCTTCTCAGTCTGTTTCTGGGAATTTGGGCAGTGATCCGAAAGCGAG GATGCCTTGGATTCCACAAGGAAAG ATCCTTGAATGAGACAGAGCTCAGAGGAAATGACGTGTTCTACGAAG AAATTTCTAAACCTGACACAGCTGGTACTGGTGAAATACGAAGTGTTGTCTG TACTGCAGCAGTGTGGGAGGAGTCCTCTGATAGTG ATGCAATGTATGATGACCTGGACTTCCAGCAGTCTTAA